TGCCTGATATGGGAGGCATGCTGGTCCTGAGCAAGATAAGGGCAATCGAAGACAGAATGAGGGTAGCGCCTGAAAATAAAGTAGTTATCATTATGGTTACTTCCAATGATGAAAAAGAAAGTTTTTTTACAGCCATTTCTCAGCATTGTAATGATTATATAATTAAGCCAGTAGAAAAAGAGGTTATGCTACAGCGCTTAAAAAAACTTGATCTGATAAAATAGGTTATTTTTCAGTCGGCAGGTCCTGCATATCCCATTCCAGCATGCCACCGTTCATGATGTATACTTCTTTGAATTTGTGTTTTTTCATGATATAAAAAGCTCTCTGACTGCGACTGTCGCGCTGTCCGTAAATTATATATTTTTGTTGCTTGTTTAATTTTTTCAGAAATTTTATGTAGTTCAGGTCCATGACACTCATGTTTATGGCATTTTTTATATGTTTGCGACTGA
The window above is part of the Candidatus Margulisiibacteriota bacterium genome. Proteins encoded here:
- a CDS encoding response regulator — translated: MKIMIVDDELVSRSKLTMILRQFGICHEYDRGDRAVIAFERALIEKQPYNLMTLDISMPDMGGMLVLSKIRAIEDRMRVAPENKVVIIMVTSNDEKESFFTAISQHCNDYIIKPVEKEVMLQRLKKLDLIK
- a CDS encoding rhodanese-like domain-containing protein, coding for MQLIILNILILFLLFLVMVAIILDILRRKHSVAYQNKQMLMAIDPKTVYELINKNSREYQLIDVRSPKEFSRKHIKNAINMSVMDLNYIKFLKKLNKQQKYIIYGQRDSRSQRAFYIMKKHKFKEVYIMNGGMLEWDMQDLPTEK